A region of Zeugodacus cucurbitae isolate PBARC_wt_2022May chromosome 5, idZeuCucr1.2, whole genome shotgun sequence DNA encodes the following proteins:
- the LOC105209957 gene encoding uncharacterized protein LOC105209957, with product MSKLAIMLLLLGTTAVLWQQAEAKPFLLLSKNFFVLTTRAPSTGGSSSSSSSSFSSSSSSSSSATGGLFQLPVGIISRKLSLISGLLSGFSGGGGGFGLGFKSTATATTRRPQTTAKSTTEPNTVFTAETSTKAFTTTTTAATTTTTTTTTTPAPETTTAAAAVIEPTKEGESVASSSNTVNSGFEVIYSNSNNGDKNGSLTLTNSEATFGVAATGGVSGGGNVASSNSANSGGFEVIYSNSVGGSGGAGGSGAVGSSGSGGLFGTVGGSGVTGISGAVGGTHTVGSSGSGGLFGSVGGSGVSGISGAVGGTHTEGSSGSGGLFGSVGGSGVTGVSGAVGGTHTVGSSGSGGLFGSVGGSGVSGISGAVGGTHTVGSSGSGGLFGSVGGSGTSGVSGAVGGTHTVGSSGSGGLFGSVGGSGVSGISGAVGGTHTVGSGGSGGLFGSVGGSGTSGVSGAVGGTHTIGGTHTVGISGASLGVGGLTNGGLSSGGLSNGGLSGGGFTSGGLTNFGHANSGHANLGITNSGIKGYNYNRPVDTSVNEINSGSLSSTYLPVYRYR from the exons atgtcGAAACTGGCAATTATGCTGCTCTTACTGGGCACAACGGCGGTGCTGTGGCAACAGGCTGAGGCCAAGCCTTTTCTGCTGTTGTCGAAAAATTTCTTCGTCTTAACAACTAGAG CACCATCCACAGGCGGTTCTTCATCCTCCTCATCTTCTTCATTCtcctcctcttcttcttcgtccTCATCAGCAACTGGTGGTCTCTTTCAACTACCTGTTGGCATCATAAGTCGCAAATTGAGTTTGATCAGTGGTCTACTATCCGGCttcagtggtggtggtggcggtttTGGGCTCGGCTTCAAATCCACTGCAACAGCCACTACGCGCCGACCACAAACAACCGCTAAGAGCACAACCGAACCGAATACGGTATTTACAGCGGAAACTAGCACAAAagcgtttacaacaacaaccactgctGCAACTaccacaacgacaacaacaacaaccaccccTGCGCCAGAGACAACAACTGCTGCCGCGGCTGTCATTGAACCGACAAAAGAGGGCGAAAGTGTAGCCAGCAGTAGCAATACCGTAAATAGTGGATTCGAAGTCATTTACTCCAATTCCAATAATGGCGATAAGAATGGCAGCTTAACGCTGACGAACTCAGAGGCCACATTCGGTGTAGCAGCAACTGGTGGTGTGAGCGGTGGCGGCAATGTCGCTAGCTCTAACTCTGCTAATAGTGGTGGATTCGAAGTTATTTACTCGAACTCGGTTGGAGGATCTGGCGGCGCTGGAGGTAGTGGCGCAGTGGGAAGCTCTGGTTCCGGTGGACTCTTTGGTACAGTTGGAGGTAGTGGCGTAACTGGGATTTCTGGCGCTGTTGGCGGTACTCACACAGTAGGAAGTTCTGGTTCCGGTGGACTTTTTGGTTCAGTCGGAGGTAGTGGCGTATCTGGGATTTCTGGAGCAGTTGGAGGTACCCACACAGAAGGAAGTTCTGGTTCCGGTGGGCTTTTTGGTTCAGTTGGAGGTAGTGGCGTAACTGGAGTTTCTGGCGCAGTTGGAGGTACTCACACAGTAGGAAGTTCTGGTTCCGGTGGACTTTTTGGTTCAGTTGGAGGTAGTGGCGTATCTGGGATTTCTGGCGCAGTTGGCGGTACTCACACAGTAGGAAGTTCTGGTTCCGGTGGACTTTTTGGTTCAGTTGGAGGTAGTGGCACATCTGGAGTTTCTGGCGCAGTTGGAGGTACTCACACAGTAGGAAGTTCTGGTTCCGGTGGACTTTTTGGTTCAGTTGGAGGTAGTGGCGTATCTGGGATTTCTGGCGCAGTTGGCGGTACTCACACAGTAGGAAGTGGTGGTTCCGGTGGACTTTTTGGTTCAGTTGGAGGTAGTGGCACATCTGGAGTTTCTGGCGCAGTTGGAGGTACTCACACAATTGGAGGAACACACACAGTTGGAATATCTGGAGCTAGTTTAGGTGTTGGTGGCCTTACGAATGGAGGCCTTTCGAGTGGAGGTCTTTCGAATGGAGGTCTTTCGGGTGGCGGTTTCACCAGTGGTGGTCTCACAAATTTTGGTCATGCGAATAGTGGCCATGCAAATCTTGGTATTACAAATAGTGGTATTAAAGGTTATAACTATAATAGACCGGTAGATACGAGCGTAAATGAGATTAACAGTGGAAGCTTAAGCAGTACCTACTTGCCAGTTTACCGGTACAGATAG